A part of Neovison vison isolate M4711 chromosome 8, ASM_NN_V1, whole genome shotgun sequence genomic DNA contains:
- the LOC122915384 gene encoding signal-regulatory protein beta-1-like → MWALASGIHPPPHWLLVLLLGLTGVAGEAGLQVIQPDKSVSVAAGQTVTLRCTLTSLLPTGPVQWLRGTGTGRELIFSFKGGHFPRVTNASDVTRRNNTDFSIRISNINPADAGTYYCVKFQKGSPDDVEFQSGPGTLVTVSAKPSPPVVSGPLARASPEQTVNFTCKSHGFSPRNITLRWFRNGNELAASQTSVDPEGNRTSYNISSTTRLVLAPGDVRSQVICEVTHVTLQGGPPLRGIANLSEVLRVPPTLVVSQQTVSGDQVKVTCQVKKFYPQHLQLTWLENGNVSRTEMASRASNLVENKDGTFNWTSWLLVNSSAHREGMVFTCLVQHDGQPAVTRNHTLVASAHQKDQETHKTQESRPSTPILIAVTLGPKLLLLITISAIYVHKKRAPNCVPGGKIALRT, encoded by the exons ATGTGGGCCCTTGCTTCCGGAATCCACCCTCCTCCTCACTGGCTGCTGGTTCTGCTGTTGGGACTCACAG GTGTGGCCGGTGAGGCAGGGCTGCAGGTGATCCAGCCTGACAAGTCAGTATCTGTTGCAGCCGGACAGACAGTCACTCTGcgctgcaccctgacctccctgctccccacaggGCCGGTTCAGTGGCTCAGGGGGACAGGGACAGGCCGGGAGTTAATCTTCAGTTTCAAAGGAGGCCACTTCCCCCGAGTAACAAATGCTTCAGACGTCACAAGGAGAAACAACACGGACTTTTCCATCCGCATCAGTAACATCAACCCAGCAGACGCCGGAACCTACTACTGTGTGAAGTTCCAGAAAGGGAGCCCTGATGATGTGGAGTTTCAGTCTGGACCAGGCACTCTGGTCACTGTGAGTG CCAAACCATCTCCCCCAGTGGTGTCAGGCCCCTTGGCCAGGGCCTCGCCGGAGCAGACAGTGAACTTCACCTGCAAGTCCCACGGCTTCTCCCCCAGAAACATCACCCTGAGATGGTTCAGAAACGGGAATGAGCTGGCAGCCTCCCAGACCAGCGTGGACCCAGAGGGAAACAGAACTTCCTACAACATCTCCAGCACAACCAGGCTGGTGCTGGCCCCGGGGGACGTTCGCTCCCAAGTCATCTGTGAGGTGACCCATGTGACCTTGCAAGGGGGCCCTCCTCTTCGTGGGATTGCCAACCTGTCTGAGGTCCTCCGAG TTCCACCCACCTTGGTGGTTTCCCAGCAGACCGTGTCAGGGGACCAGGTGAAGGTCACTTGCCAAGTGAAGAAGTTCTACCCCCAGCACCTCCAGCTGACCTGGTTGGAGAATGGCAACGTGTCCCGAACAGAAATGGCCTCAAGGGCCTCAAACCTTGTAGAGAACAAGGATGGGACCTTTAACTGGACAAGCTGGCTCCTGGTGAACTCATCTGCCCACAGGGAAGGCATGGTGTTCACCTGCCTGGTGCAGCATGACGGGCAGCCCGCGGTCACCAGAAACCATACCCTTGTGGCCTCAGCCCACCAGAAGGACCAGGAAACCCATAAAACCCAGG AGTCAAGGCCATCCACTCCAATCCTGATAGCTGTCACCCTGGGCCCGAAGCTGCTGCTGCTCATCACTATCTCTGCCATCTATGTCCACAAGAAGCGAGCGCCCAATT GTGTCCCAGGAGGAAAAATAGCCCTGAGGACATAA